In one Microbacterium invictum genomic region, the following are encoded:
- a CDS encoding multidrug efflux SMR transporter, with translation MSWVLLIISGVLEAVWATALGKSEGFTKLWPSVVFGVALVASMGGLAWAMREIPTGTAYAVWVGIGASLTVIWAMITGDEGFSWVRMLLIVGLVGCIVGLKLVSDAE, from the coding sequence GTGTCGTGGGTCCTTCTCATCATCTCCGGAGTCCTCGAAGCCGTATGGGCCACCGCCCTCGGCAAGAGCGAGGGCTTCACCAAGCTCTGGCCGAGCGTCGTGTTCGGCGTCGCCCTCGTGGCGAGCATGGGCGGGCTCGCCTGGGCGATGCGCGAAATCCCGACGGGCACCGCCTACGCCGTCTGGGTCGGCATCGGCGCGTCCCTCACGGTCATCTGGGCGATGATCACGGGCGATGAGGGTTTCTCGTGGGTCCGGATGCTGCTGATCGTGGGCCTTGTGGGATGCATCGTCGGTCTGAAGCTCGTCAGCGACGCCGAATAG
- a CDS encoding DUF2510 domain-containing protein produces MTTNPPGWYDYGPGTRRWWDGAKWTEHVQSTEGGTDAAPAAGSDQGEVAPSDPAAIAANDPAPLPQDGGGYATAGPPPSAPGFAGAPGYAPAGGAFTAATDPKKSKLWILWVVLGVVLLGIVIAAAVLIPILIGVFSAAGGVDEADQQDAVRAVELYDEAWREGDCDKYLEATSEGFREASGLPDCAAFDEQAAGFAASVQNYQTEVVGITVEESTVFVDTAETYESFFTAEGEPVETPVPIEESWQYTVIEIDGAWVIDNAYYDE; encoded by the coding sequence ATGACCACGAACCCTCCCGGCTGGTACGACTACGGCCCCGGCACCCGGCGGTGGTGGGATGGTGCGAAGTGGACCGAGCACGTGCAGTCGACCGAGGGTGGGACGGATGCCGCGCCGGCGGCCGGCTCCGATCAGGGTGAGGTCGCTCCGAGCGACCCCGCGGCGATCGCCGCGAACGATCCCGCGCCGCTTCCGCAGGACGGCGGGGGATACGCCACCGCCGGGCCGCCCCCCTCCGCGCCCGGCTTCGCGGGTGCGCCCGGATACGCCCCCGCGGGCGGCGCCTTCACCGCCGCGACCGACCCGAAGAAGTCGAAGCTCTGGATCCTGTGGGTGGTGCTCGGCGTGGTGCTGCTCGGCATCGTCATCGCCGCGGCGGTGCTGATCCCGATCCTCATCGGCGTCTTCTCCGCGGCCGGGGGTGTCGACGAGGCCGACCAGCAGGACGCCGTGCGTGCCGTGGAGCTCTACGACGAGGCGTGGCGCGAGGGCGACTGCGACAAGTACCTCGAGGCGACATCCGAGGGCTTCCGCGAAGCCAGCGGACTCCCCGATTGCGCCGCCTTCGACGAGCAGGCCGCCGGGTTCGCGGCGTCCGTGCAGAACTACCAGACCGAGGTCGTCGGCATCACCGTCGAGGAGTCCACGGTCTTCGTCGACACCGCTGAGACCTACGAGAGCTTCTTCACCGCGGAGGGCGAGCCCGTGGAGACTCCGGTGCCGATCGAGGAGAGCTGGCAGTACACCGTCATCGAGATCGACGGCGCCTGGGTCATCGACAACGCGTACTACGACGAATGA
- a CDS encoding MaoC family dehydratase N-terminal domain-containing protein, whose translation MPVNPDLVGRVFPPTPPYLVGREKVREFARAVFSDDPQHLDPEAARSLGYADVVAPPTFPIVLQDVTLQQLLAEPDSGIELSRVLHAEQRFRYSRPIVAGDELTAQLSVTGIRTLGGNAMVTSEAEMVDAAGAHVVTATSVLLVGEGDA comes from the coding sequence GTGCCAGTGAACCCCGATCTCGTCGGTCGCGTATTCCCCCCGACGCCGCCCTACCTGGTGGGGCGCGAGAAGGTGCGCGAGTTCGCGCGGGCGGTCTTCTCCGATGACCCGCAGCACCTCGACCCCGAGGCGGCGCGCTCCCTCGGCTACGCCGACGTGGTCGCTCCGCCGACCTTCCCGATCGTGCTGCAGGATGTCACGCTCCAGCAGCTGCTCGCCGAACCCGACAGCGGCATCGAGCTTTCGCGGGTGCTCCACGCCGAGCAGCGCTTCCGCTACTCGCGACCGATCGTCGCCGGTGACGAGCTGACTGCGCAGCTGAGCGTGACCGGCATCCGCACCCTCGGCGGCAACGCGATGGTCACGAGCGAAGCCGAGATGGTCGACGCCGCCGGTGCCCACGTCGTGACCGCGACATCCGTCCTCCTCGTCGGGGAGGGCGACGCGTGA
- a CDS encoding hemolysin family protein, which produces MNGDLLLNIALVVVFVLIGGVFAATEMALVTLRDSQVNALAARGKRGQKVADLARNPNTFLSAVQIGVTVAGFASAAYGASSIAPSVAPLFVSLGLDEGLSLTIATVVLTLMIAYLSLVLGELVPKRLAIQRNAQFAYGVAPVLNGFAVLMRPVIWLLSVSTNAVVRLLGGDPHKTGDELSEEELRDIVSSHQGLPEDERRILDDVLSLRGRQISEVMRPRPEVVALDHADEVGAAAARVRELPYSRYPVVDQSIDDITGFVHVRDLFEAAAVDPRQPIGPLVRPIPYLPSTARVLPTLTGMRAGGDQIAVVVDEYGGTDGIVTLEDLVEEVVGEIFDEYDTDAATGDLSENGGTVDGRLNLQDFEEATGLTLPRGSSDTIAGFMLERLGRLAVVGDAVEVDGATLKVTGLDRRRISELLVIPKEPVPSTAE; this is translated from the coding sequence ATGAACGGCGACCTCCTTCTCAACATCGCCCTCGTGGTGGTCTTCGTCCTCATCGGCGGTGTCTTCGCCGCCACCGAGATGGCGCTCGTCACCCTCCGCGACAGCCAGGTCAATGCCCTCGCCGCCCGCGGCAAGCGCGGCCAGAAGGTCGCCGACCTGGCCCGCAACCCCAACACGTTCCTGTCGGCCGTGCAGATCGGTGTGACGGTGGCCGGGTTCGCCTCGGCGGCGTACGGCGCGTCGTCGATCGCCCCGAGCGTCGCTCCGCTGTTCGTCTCCCTCGGACTCGACGAGGGCCTCTCGCTCACGATCGCCACCGTGGTCCTGACGCTGATGATCGCGTACCTCTCGCTCGTGCTGGGCGAGCTCGTGCCCAAGCGCCTGGCGATCCAGCGCAACGCGCAGTTCGCCTACGGCGTCGCGCCGGTGCTGAACGGCTTCGCCGTGCTGATGCGACCGGTGATCTGGCTGCTGTCGGTGTCGACGAACGCCGTCGTGCGCCTTCTCGGCGGTGACCCGCACAAGACCGGCGACGAGCTCAGCGAGGAGGAGCTGCGCGACATCGTCTCGAGCCACCAGGGTCTGCCCGAGGACGAGCGGCGCATCCTCGACGACGTGCTGTCGCTGCGCGGTCGCCAGATCAGCGAGGTCATGCGCCCCCGGCCCGAGGTCGTCGCGCTCGACCACGCCGACGAGGTGGGTGCGGCCGCCGCTCGCGTGCGCGAGCTGCCCTACTCGCGCTACCCCGTCGTCGACCAGTCCATCGACGACATCACCGGCTTCGTCCACGTGCGCGACCTCTTCGAGGCCGCCGCCGTCGATCCGCGCCAGCCGATCGGTCCGCTCGTGCGCCCCATCCCCTACCTCCCGTCGACCGCACGGGTGCTCCCGACCCTCACCGGCATGCGGGCCGGCGGCGACCAGATTGCGGTCGTCGTCGACGAGTACGGCGGCACCGACGGGATCGTCACCCTCGAGGACCTCGTCGAGGAGGTCGTCGGCGAGATCTTCGACGAGTACGACACCGACGCCGCGACCGGCGACCTGTCCGAGAACGGCGGCACCGTCGACGGCCGGCTGAACCTGCAGGACTTCGAGGAGGCCACCGGCCTCACCCTCCCCCGCGGCTCATCCGACACCATCGCCGGGTTCATGCTGGAGCGGCTGGGACGCCTCGCCGTCGTCGGCGACGCCGTCGAGGTCGACGGTGCCACCCTCAAGGTCACCGGTCTCGATCGCCGTCGGATCTCGGAGCTTCTGGTGATCCCGAAGGAGCCGGTTCCGTCGACGGCGGAATGA
- a CDS encoding APC family permease, whose translation MAHDVDAAPVEEKHGLKRVVGVWLLFAFIVGDTLGAGIYTLVGTMALDVGGVIWLPLLIALVVALLTAGTYAELITKYPHAGGAARYVERAFGIPFVSFLVGFLMMASGITTAAALANAFAGDYLASLVDLPAAPMAVAFILVLTLINLRGVRESLGANMVAAMIEVSGLVLIIVIAAIVFGSGGGDPSRLVEFAPDVPPLQGAFAATIIAFFSFLGFEAAANMAEEVKNPSRAYPRALFGAILTAAVVYLLIAIGAVIVVPPADLAESTGPLLEVVTASGLPVPGWLFSIIALIAIANGALLFMVMASRVGYGLGEAGLLPRAFRRVLPNRRTPWVSIVVVAAVTILLTLLGDVATLAETTVLLLLLVFLSANVSVLVLKKDRVDHPHFSVPRIVPILAIIASVVLLTQQTGPVWLGTLVYLAVGAVLFVVARARRKHEIRTERIDVIPPSTEPAPSGSPEAPRSDGDRDR comes from the coding sequence ATGGCTCACGACGTCGACGCGGCACCTGTCGAGGAGAAGCACGGACTCAAGCGCGTGGTGGGGGTGTGGCTCCTCTTCGCGTTCATCGTGGGAGACACGCTCGGCGCCGGCATCTACACCCTGGTGGGCACGATGGCCCTGGATGTCGGCGGCGTCATCTGGCTGCCGCTGCTCATCGCGCTCGTCGTCGCCCTGCTGACCGCCGGCACCTACGCCGAGCTCATCACCAAGTACCCGCATGCCGGTGGGGCCGCGCGCTACGTCGAGCGGGCGTTCGGGATCCCCTTCGTGTCGTTCCTCGTCGGGTTCTTGATGATGGCGTCGGGGATCACAACCGCCGCAGCGCTCGCCAACGCCTTCGCGGGCGACTACCTCGCCTCCCTCGTCGACCTCCCCGCAGCGCCGATGGCCGTCGCGTTCATCCTCGTGCTGACGCTGATCAATCTCCGCGGTGTGCGCGAGTCCCTCGGTGCGAATATGGTCGCGGCGATGATCGAGGTCTCGGGCCTCGTGCTGATCATCGTCATCGCCGCCATCGTCTTCGGAAGCGGCGGGGGTGACCCGAGCCGCCTGGTCGAGTTCGCGCCCGACGTCCCGCCGCTCCAGGGGGCGTTCGCGGCGACGATCATCGCGTTCTTCTCGTTCCTCGGGTTCGAGGCCGCGGCGAACATGGCCGAGGAGGTGAAGAACCCCTCGCGCGCCTACCCCCGGGCGCTGTTCGGCGCCATCCTCACCGCGGCCGTGGTCTATCTGCTCATCGCGATCGGCGCGGTGATCGTCGTGCCGCCGGCGGATCTCGCCGAATCGACCGGCCCCCTCCTCGAGGTGGTGACGGCGAGCGGACTCCCGGTCCCGGGCTGGCTGTTCAGCATCATCGCCCTGATCGCCATCGCCAACGGCGCGCTGCTGTTCATGGTCATGGCCAGCCGGGTGGGTTACGGGCTGGGAGAGGCGGGGCTGCTTCCGCGGGCGTTCCGGAGGGTGCTCCCGAACCGTCGCACGCCGTGGGTGTCGATCGTCGTCGTGGCGGCGGTCACGATCCTTCTGACGCTCCTCGGTGACGTGGCGACGCTCGCAGAGACGACCGTTCTGCTGCTGCTGCTGGTGTTCCTCTCCGCCAACGTCAGCGTCCTGGTCCTGAAGAAAGACCGAGTGGACCACCCCCACTTCTCCGTTCCCCGGATCGTCCCGATCCTGGCGATCATCGCCAGTGTCGTGCTCCTCACCCAGCAGACCGGCCCCGTGTGGCTCGGGACGCTGGTCTACCTCGCGGTGGGTGCGGTGCTCTTCGTCGTCGCCAGGGCGCGGCGCAAGCACGAGATCCGCACCGAGCGGATCGACGTCATTCCGCCGTCGACGGAACCGGCTCCTTCGGGATCACCAGAAGCTCCGAGATCCGACGGCGATCGAGACCGGTGA
- a CDS encoding MaoC/PaaZ C-terminal domain-containing protein, with product MSPVTARTAAVGDIVAERTVHLTRESLVRYAGASGDFNPIHYRDEVAAEVGLPGVLAHGMLTMGLAVETVVPWLGDAGRILDYGVRFTRPVVVDATDGADLHIVARVGQVTDDAVRIDLTVTAADTAVLGKAQVRVRPAGADGVPVDDAAR from the coding sequence GTGAGCCCGGTCACCGCCCGCACCGCCGCCGTCGGCGACATCGTCGCCGAGCGCACCGTTCACCTCACGCGGGAATCACTGGTGCGCTACGCCGGCGCGTCGGGAGACTTCAACCCGATCCACTACCGCGACGAGGTCGCGGCCGAGGTCGGGCTTCCCGGGGTGCTCGCGCACGGCATGCTGACCATGGGTCTCGCCGTCGAGACCGTCGTCCCGTGGCTCGGCGACGCCGGCCGCATCCTCGATTACGGCGTGAGATTCACCCGCCCGGTCGTCGTTGACGCGACCGACGGCGCCGACCTTCACATCGTCGCCCGCGTCGGTCAGGTGACCGATGACGCCGTGCGCATCGACCTCACGGTGACCGCGGCCGACACCGCGGTTCTCGGCAAGGCCCAGGTCCGGGTGCGCCCCGCGGGCGCCGACGGCGTGCCTGTGGACGACGCGGCTCGATGA
- a CDS encoding TraR/DksA family transcriptional regulator, which produces MDTPADTLRAARDSARRRLADVEAQLAQLRDARGAESADDEHDPEGGTLSAEWSRIEGVRVGVVAELDGIDAALDRVSAGTFGICEVCGNAIPAGRLKVRPTATRCVRCAERRQ; this is translated from the coding sequence ATGGACACCCCGGCCGACACCTTGCGCGCGGCGCGGGATTCCGCGCGCCGGCGCCTCGCCGACGTCGAGGCGCAGCTCGCCCAGCTCCGGGATGCGCGGGGGGCCGAGTCGGCCGACGACGAGCACGATCCCGAGGGTGGGACGCTCTCGGCGGAGTGGTCGCGCATCGAGGGGGTCCGCGTCGGTGTGGTGGCCGAGCTCGATGGCATCGACGCCGCCCTCGACCGTGTCTCGGCGGGCACGTTCGGCATCTGCGAGGTGTGCGGGAACGCCATCCCGGCGGGCCGGCTCAAGGTGCGTCCGACGGCGACGCGGTGCGTTCGGTGCGCGGAACGTCGGCAGTAG
- a CDS encoding sulfite exporter TauE/SafE family protein: MSDAPTARGARFVVTCLGVGFIAGLMSGLFGVGGGTVVVPLLVLILGYGQRLAAGTSLAAIVPTATVGVIAYAVNDSVAWIPALILAAGAVVGAQIGTWLLPRTPVTVLRWGFVGFLVIVIVSLFLVIPSRDAGLPLTVVTVLGLVALGVVTGILAGLLGVGGGVIVVPVLLLLFGTSDLLAKGTSLLMMIPTAISGTIGNLVRKNVDLPAAALVGVAACVTAPVGTLLATLVDPQVGNILFAGFLVIIAVQMAVRAVRGRKAPR, translated from the coding sequence ATGAGCGACGCCCCCACCGCGCGCGGCGCGCGCTTCGTCGTCACGTGCCTCGGCGTGGGCTTCATCGCCGGCCTGATGTCCGGGCTCTTCGGGGTCGGCGGGGGCACCGTCGTGGTGCCGCTCCTCGTCCTCATCCTCGGGTACGGCCAGCGGCTCGCCGCGGGGACGTCGCTGGCCGCCATCGTGCCGACCGCCACGGTCGGGGTGATCGCCTACGCGGTCAACGACTCGGTGGCGTGGATCCCGGCGCTGATCCTCGCGGCCGGCGCGGTCGTCGGCGCCCAGATCGGCACCTGGCTCCTTCCGAGAACACCCGTCACGGTGTTGCGCTGGGGCTTCGTCGGGTTCCTCGTCATCGTGATCGTCTCGCTGTTCCTGGTGATCCCGTCGCGGGACGCGGGGCTCCCGCTCACCGTCGTGACCGTCCTCGGCCTCGTCGCGCTCGGTGTCGTCACCGGCATCCTCGCGGGTCTGCTCGGTGTCGGGGGCGGGGTGATCGTGGTGCCGGTGCTGCTGCTGCTCTTCGGCACGAGCGACCTCCTCGCGAAGGGCACGTCGCTGCTGATGATGATCCCGACGGCGATCTCGGGCACGATCGGCAACCTCGTCCGCAAGAACGTCGACCTCCCCGCGGCGGCGCTGGTCGGAGTCGCGGCGTGCGTCACCGCTCCCGTCGGCACGTTGCTCGCCACCCTCGTCGACCCGCAGGTGGGCAACATCCTCTTCGCGGGGTTCCTCGTCATCATCGCGGTGCAGATGGCCGTCCGCGCCGTTCGGGGGCGCAAGGCGCCTCGGTAG
- a CDS encoding UDP-N-acetylmuramate dehydrogenase, protein MTEVPPVALSTLTTLRAGGVPERMIEARTADELVAALREVWATGDPWFVLGGGSNLLVGDEPFPGTVVRILTRGIETLPAAREGFVRLRVQAGHDWDAFVGDTVERGLAGVEAMSGIPGTVGAAPVQNIGAYGQEIVQTLVEVELIDEATGEVSTVPAAELGLGFRTSVLKHHHGSVPERRAVILSVTVELAVIGDAPRRIHGDQLRTALGLQPGDAVTLTFVREQVRQIRRRKGMVLDDADPDTWSAGSFFQNAVVSASFARTLPAECPRWPVEPDFDPVVVVPLAGFDGSVPRLSTAESDVKVSAGWLIEQSGIRKGFKLPRSRAAVSTKHALALTNRGGATADEIAELARFIQGRVHAEFGLLLQPEPVLVGVDL, encoded by the coding sequence ATGACCGAGGTTCCCCCCGTCGCGCTGTCGACCCTGACGACCCTTCGCGCGGGCGGGGTTCCCGAGCGCATGATCGAGGCGCGCACCGCCGACGAACTCGTCGCGGCACTCCGCGAGGTGTGGGCGACGGGCGACCCCTGGTTCGTCCTCGGCGGAGGGTCGAACCTGCTCGTCGGCGACGAGCCGTTCCCCGGCACGGTCGTGCGGATCCTGACGCGCGGCATCGAGACCCTGCCCGCCGCGCGCGAGGGGTTCGTCCGCCTGCGCGTACAGGCCGGGCACGACTGGGACGCGTTTGTCGGCGACACCGTCGAGCGGGGGCTCGCGGGGGTGGAGGCGATGTCGGGGATCCCCGGCACGGTGGGCGCCGCGCCCGTGCAGAACATCGGCGCGTACGGGCAGGAGATCGTCCAGACTCTCGTCGAGGTCGAGCTCATCGACGAAGCGACCGGCGAGGTGTCGACCGTGCCGGCTGCGGAGCTCGGGCTCGGCTTCCGCACGTCCGTGCTGAAGCACCACCACGGTTCGGTTCCCGAGCGCCGCGCGGTGATCCTCTCGGTCACGGTGGAGCTCGCGGTGATCGGCGATGCGCCCCGCCGGATCCACGGCGATCAGTTGCGGACGGCGCTGGGGCTCCAGCCGGGCGACGCGGTGACTCTGACGTTCGTGCGCGAGCAGGTGCGGCAGATCCGGCGGCGGAAGGGGATGGTGCTCGATGACGCCGACCCCGACACGTGGAGCGCGGGATCCTTCTTCCAGAACGCCGTCGTGTCGGCATCCTTCGCCCGCACCTTGCCGGCGGAATGCCCGCGCTGGCCGGTCGAGCCCGACTTCGATCCGGTCGTGGTCGTGCCTCTCGCCGGCTTCGACGGAAGTGTGCCGCGCCTGTCGACCGCCGAGTCCGACGTGAAGGTCAGCGCCGGGTGGCTCATCGAGCAGTCGGGTATTCGCAAGGGGTTCAAGCTTCCGCGTTCGCGCGCCGCGGTGTCGACCAAGCACGCGCTTGCCCTGACCAATCGCGGCGGGGCCACGGCGGACGAGATCGCCGAGCTGGCGCGATTCATCCAGGGTCGCGTGCACGCCGAGTTCGGACTCCTCCTCCAGCCCGAGCCGGTGCTCGTCGGCGTCGACCTCTGA
- a CDS encoding inositol monophosphatase family protein, with protein MTLAAQLHDLAVDIAREAGELARRRRTEGVAIAATKSALADIVTDADREVEEMIRLRLGEERPGDGFLGEESGAAPVSHGGDSDVTWVIDPIDGTVNYAYGIPSYAVSVAAVAGGSDPEHWEALAGAVFNPASGELFHATRDGGAWLHDVRLTVTAEPAAAGALLATGFGYDPATHASDLARVGRAMTIARDIRRIGAASLDLAFVAAGRLDGYFERGLQPWDFAAGALLVTEAGGRFSRVEMPDAAARPLAVAAGPGVFERLLSLTTE; from the coding sequence ATGACGCTCGCCGCGCAGCTGCACGACCTGGCCGTCGACATCGCTCGCGAGGCGGGGGAGCTCGCCCGACGCCGCCGCACCGAGGGCGTCGCGATCGCCGCGACCAAGTCGGCGCTCGCCGACATCGTCACCGACGCGGATCGCGAGGTGGAGGAGATGATCCGCCTCCGGCTCGGCGAGGAACGACCCGGCGACGGCTTCCTCGGCGAGGAGTCCGGCGCCGCGCCGGTGTCGCATGGCGGGGACTCCGACGTCACCTGGGTCATCGATCCGATCGACGGCACCGTGAACTACGCCTACGGCATCCCGTCCTACGCCGTGAGCGTCGCCGCCGTGGCGGGGGGCAGCGATCCCGAGCACTGGGAGGCCCTCGCCGGCGCCGTGTTCAACCCCGCGAGCGGCGAGCTCTTCCACGCCACCCGCGACGGGGGCGCGTGGCTGCACGATGTCCGCCTGACCGTCACAGCCGAACCCGCCGCGGCCGGCGCGCTGCTGGCCACCGGCTTCGGGTACGACCCGGCCACCCACGCCTCCGACCTCGCACGGGTGGGTCGTGCGATGACGATCGCCCGCGACATCCGTCGTATCGGCGCCGCATCGCTCGATCTCGCGTTCGTCGCCGCGGGGCGGCTCGACGGCTACTTCGAGCGCGGCCTGCAGCCGTGGGACTTCGCGGCGGGGGCACTGCTGGTGACCGAGGCCGGCGGGCGATTCAGCCGGGTGGAGATGCCGGATGCCGCCGCACGGCCCCTGGCGGTCGCCGCCGGTCCCGGCGTCTTCGAGCGGCTGCTCTCGCTTACCACAGAATGA
- a CDS encoding NAD-dependent epimerase/dehydratase family protein: MRVVVIGGTGHIGTFLVPRLVRAGHEVVSLSRGTRPPYVAAPEWQEVHQIVADREAADRDGTFGELILAHDPDAVVDLLAFTPDSARALVEALRGRVGHLVHCGTLWRYGPSDRVPIREGEGSPPFDEYGILKAEIAELLAAETAAGGLVTTTVDPGHIVGPGWMPVGPLGNGDPRVWSDLSAGRTLRVPGSDGALMHHVHADDVAQVFELALAHRDAAAGEDFHAVAPSALTVRGYAAAAASWFGKPASLECVTWEQFRAETPERYANASWGHLHRNHCLSIDKARSVLGYRPRYEPDDAILESVRWLIENNRMDVAGPLLV, from the coding sequence GTGCGCGTCGTCGTCATCGGCGGAACCGGCCACATCGGCACCTTCCTCGTCCCCCGGCTCGTCCGCGCCGGACACGAGGTCGTCTCCCTGAGCCGCGGGACGCGACCGCCGTACGTCGCGGCACCCGAGTGGCAAGAGGTGCACCAGATCGTCGCCGACCGAGAGGCCGCCGACCGCGACGGCACGTTCGGCGAGCTCATCCTCGCCCACGATCCCGACGCCGTGGTCGATCTCCTCGCCTTCACCCCCGACTCGGCGCGCGCGCTCGTCGAGGCCCTGCGCGGACGGGTGGGGCACCTCGTGCACTGCGGGACGCTCTGGCGCTACGGTCCGAGCGACCGCGTCCCGATCCGCGAGGGCGAGGGCAGCCCGCCGTTCGACGAGTACGGCATCCTCAAGGCCGAGATCGCCGAGCTGCTCGCTGCCGAGACCGCCGCGGGCGGGCTCGTGACCACCACCGTCGACCCCGGTCACATCGTCGGTCCGGGCTGGATGCCGGTCGGGCCGCTCGGTAACGGCGACCCCCGCGTCTGGTCCGATCTGTCGGCGGGCCGCACCCTCCGGGTACCGGGAAGCGACGGCGCGCTGATGCACCACGTCCACGCCGATGACGTCGCCCAGGTCTTCGAGCTCGCGCTCGCGCACCGCGACGCGGCCGCCGGCGAGGACTTCCACGCCGTCGCCCCCTCGGCGCTGACCGTGCGCGGGTACGCGGCGGCCGCGGCATCCTGGTTCGGAAAACCCGCGTCGCTCGAGTGCGTCACCTGGGAGCAGTTCCGCGCCGAGACGCCGGAGAGGTACGCGAACGCGAGCTGGGGGCACCTGCACCGCAACCACTGTCTCAGCATCGACAAGGCCCGGTCGGTGCTCGGCTACCGTCCCCGCTACGAACCCGACGACGCGATCCTGGAGTCGGTCCGGTGGTTGATCGAGAACAACAGGATGGATGTCGCGGGGCCGCTGCTCGTCTGA
- a CDS encoding peptidoglycan DD-metalloendopeptidase family protein, with the protein MSRRALRARAAAQPFLVNPDFSAGAAPVARSASTTRDAADAASPASSVTATPAESAPVAQASVTEVPEASAAESSTDADAADPEHPETVATSTAGTGVIFLDAPTTTGPFRLLEPPMGHSVADEDPAANESDAPHTAPRTDDEFEAAARLFCFTGETPVQNVTAEESFEGGDPAPATPDIAAHVAAARRRRPGRGAAFRRAATASFSVSVMGIVGLLAVATTTPAEAVAAATGTEPAAVSTMAPGTTDLSVDPDEIQAYVAPATTENAQIARGESYETVTMADLAAASGITNFSNFYVNDPTAAIQWPFAVGVSISYGFGMRSGKMHEGLDFVPGAGAPIQAIADGTVRIASESGGAYGVHVIIDHVIDGQLISSHYAHMEYDSLQVVPGQQVTVGTVLGRTGNTGRSFGAHTHFELLMNGTTPIDPLPWLREHAGG; encoded by the coding sequence ATGAGCCGTCGGGCGCTGCGCGCCCGTGCTGCTGCTCAGCCGTTCCTGGTGAACCCGGACTTCTCGGCCGGAGCCGCGCCGGTGGCCCGCTCCGCTTCGACGACCCGAGACGCAGCGGATGCCGCGTCGCCCGCCTCGTCGGTGACGGCGACGCCTGCCGAATCCGCCCCCGTGGCGCAGGCGAGCGTGACCGAGGTGCCGGAGGCCTCCGCCGCGGAGTCGTCGACGGATGCCGACGCGGCCGACCCGGAGCATCCCGAGACTGTCGCCACATCGACGGCGGGAACCGGGGTGATCTTCCTCGACGCGCCGACGACGACCGGACCGTTCCGGCTCCTCGAGCCGCCGATGGGGCACTCGGTCGCCGACGAGGATCCGGCGGCGAATGAGTCCGACGCCCCGCACACCGCACCGCGGACGGACGACGAGTTCGAGGCCGCGGCACGGCTGTTCTGCTTCACCGGTGAGACCCCGGTGCAGAACGTCACCGCAGAAGAGAGCTTCGAAGGCGGCGATCCCGCACCCGCGACCCCCGACATCGCCGCGCACGTCGCGGCCGCCCGCCGGCGTCGGCCGGGACGGGGAGCCGCCTTCCGCCGCGCCGCCACCGCGTCCTTCTCCGTCAGTGTCATGGGGATCGTCGGACTCCTCGCCGTGGCCACCACCACTCCCGCCGAGGCCGTGGCTGCCGCCACCGGCACCGAACCGGCCGCGGTCTCGACGATGGCGCCGGGGACGACCGACCTCTCGGTCGACCCCGACGAGATCCAGGCCTATGTCGCCCCCGCCACCACCGAGAACGCGCAGATCGCCCGCGGCGAGAGCTACGAGACGGTGACGATGGCCGATCTCGCGGCGGCGTCGGGGATCACGAACTTCTCGAACTTCTACGTGAACGACCCCACCGCCGCCATCCAGTGGCCCTTCGCCGTCGGCGTGTCGATCAGCTACGGGTTCGGCATGCGCTCGGGCAAGATGCACGAGGGCCTGGACTTCGTGCCCGGTGCCGGAGCGCCGATCCAGGCCATCGCGGACGGCACCGTCCGCATCGCGAGCGAGTCGGGCGGCGCGTACGGCGTGCACGTCATCATCGACCACGTCATCGACGGTCAGCTGATCTCGAGCCACTACGCGCACATGGAGTACGACTCCCTGCAGGTCGTCCCCGGCCAGCAGGTCACCGTCGGCACCGTGCTGGGCCGCACCGGCAACACCGGGCGATCGTTCGGCGCCCACACGCACTTCGAGCTGCTCATGAACGGCACCACCCCGATCGACCCGCTGCCGTGGCTGCGGGAGCACGCGGGAGGGTGA